One stretch of Ficedula albicollis isolate OC2 chromosome 7, FicAlb1.5, whole genome shotgun sequence DNA includes these proteins:
- the MSTN gene encoding growth/differentiation factor 8: MQKLALCASIYLFMLISVDPVALDDSGQPTENAEKDGLCNACTWRQNTKSSRIEAIKIQILSKLRLEQAPNISRDVIKQLLPKAPPLQELIDQYDVQRDDSSDGSLEDDDYHATTETIITMPTESDFLVQMEGKPKCCFFKFSSKIQYNKVVKAQLWIYLRQVQKPTTVFVQILRLIKPMKDGTRYTGIRSLKLDMNPGTGIWQSIDVKTVLQNWLKQPESNLGIEIKAFDENGRNLAVTFPGPGEDGLNPFLEVRVTDTPKRSRRDFGLDCDEHSTESRCCRYPLTVDFEAFGWDWIIAPKRYKANYCSGECEFVFLQKYPHTHLVHQANPRGSAGPCCTPTKMSPINMLYFNGKEQIIYGKIPAMVVDRCGCS; the protein is encoded by the exons ATGCAAAAGCTAGCGCTCTGTGCTTCTATTTACCTGTTCATGCTGATTTCAGTCGATCCGGTGGCTCTTGATGACAGTGGTCAGCCCACAGAGAACGCTGAGAAGGACGGACTGTGCAATGCTTGTACGTGGAGACAGAATACAAAATCCTCCAGAATAGAAGCCATAAAAATTCAAATCCTCAGCAAACTGCGTCTGGAACAAGCTCCCAACATTAGCAGGGATGTTATTAAACAACTTTTACCCAAGGCTCCTCCACTGCAGGAACTGATTGATCAGTATGATGTGCAGAGAGATGACAGTAGCGATGGCTCTTTGGAAGATGATGACTATCATGCCACCACCGAAACGATTATCACAATGCCTACAGAGT CTGATTTTCTTGTACAAATGGAGGGAAAACCAAAATGTTGCTTCTTTAAGTTTAGCTCTAAAATACAATATAACAAAGTAGTAAAGGCACAATTGTGGATATACTTGAGGCAAGTCCAAAAACCTACAACGGTGTTTGTGCAGATCCTGAGACTTATTAAACCCATGAAAGATGGTACAAGATACACTGGAATTCGATCTTTGAAACTTGACATGAACCCAGGCACCGGTATTTGGCAGAGTATTGATGTGAAGACAGTGTTGCAAAATTGGCTCAAACAGCCTGAATCCAATTTAGGCATCgaaataaaagcttttgatGAGAACGGACGGAATCTTGCTGTTACTTTCCCAGGACCGGGGGAAGATGGATTG AACCCATTTTTAGAGGTCAGAGTTACAGACACACCGAAACGGTCCCGCAGAGATTTCGGTCTCGACTGCGACGAGCACTCGACAGAATCCCGGTGCTGCCGCTACCCGCTGACGGTGGATTTCGAAGCTTTCGGGTGGGATTGGATTATCGCTCCCAAAAGATACAAAGCCAACTATTGCTCCGGAGAATGCGAATTTGTGTTTTTACAAAAGTACCCGCACACCCACCTCGTGCACCAAGCCAACCCCAGGGGCTCGGCCGGCCCCTGCTGCACGCCCACCAAGATGTCCCCCATCAACATGCTGTACTTCAACGGCAAAGAACAGATCATCTACGGCAAGATACCCGCCATGGTTGTAGATCGCTGCGGGTGCTCATGA